In one window of Nitrospiraceae bacterium DNA:
- a CDS encoding MinD/ParA family protein, which yields MQQGMLDQQVREQDSGAAASRTQVITVTSGKGGVGKTNVVANTAIALAQSGKRVLVLDADLGLGNIDILLGLTPKYTLEHVLNKVCRLEDIALKGPSGIMVLPASSGIPRLTSLTETEQLLLQEELERLASAMDVLLIDTGAGISSTVTYFAAAAQSIIVVVSPEPTSLTDAYALMKVMLRQYRERRFHVLVNMAKSPKEAAQVFAKLETAVSRFLHVSLDYLGCIPLDDYVPLAVTHQRAVIDEFPHTRVSRSFRDLAGAVGRLTPPALPKGTVQFLWQQLLSAHG from the coding sequence GCATGCTGGACCAGCAAGTACGGGAACAGGATAGTGGAGCGGCCGCCTCTCGCACGCAAGTCATTACAGTGACCAGCGGCAAGGGTGGGGTCGGCAAGACCAACGTCGTCGCGAATACCGCCATTGCTTTGGCTCAGAGCGGGAAACGGGTTTTGGTACTCGACGCGGATCTGGGGTTGGGCAATATCGACATCTTGTTGGGACTCACGCCGAAATACACGCTCGAGCATGTGCTGAACAAGGTCTGCCGGCTCGAGGACATCGCGCTGAAGGGGCCTTCCGGCATCATGGTGCTCCCTGCCAGCTCGGGAATCCCCCGACTCACGAGCCTGACGGAAACGGAACAGCTCTTGCTTCAGGAAGAGCTGGAGCGGCTGGCCTCGGCAATGGATGTCCTCTTGATCGATACGGGAGCGGGGATTTCGTCGACGGTCACCTATTTTGCCGCGGCTGCTCAGTCGATCATCGTAGTGGTATCTCCGGAGCCGACCTCGTTGACGGATGCCTATGCCTTGATGAAGGTCATGTTGCGGCAATATCGGGAGCGTCGGTTTCACGTCCTCGTGAACATGGCGAAATCGCCCAAAGAGGCGGCCCAAGTGTTCGCGAAACTCGAGACTGCGGTGAGCCGCTTCCTGCACGTTTCATTGGATTATCTCGGCTGCATCCCGCTGGATGACTATGTGCCGTTGGCCGTGACGCATCAACGCGCCGTGATCGATGAGTTTCCCCATACGAGAGTCAGCCGGTCCTTCCGCGACCTGGCCGGGGCCGTCGGTCGGCTGACTCCTCCTGCATTGCCGAAGGGCACGGTGCAGTTCCTGTGGCAGCAGTTGCTGTCGGCGCACGGATGA
- a CDS encoding FliA/WhiG family RNA polymerase sigma factor, which yields MDGRKGSSTGSAVKKPILESDRERVIQEFAHVVKAMAHRLAFRLPAYLDAEDLVSVGIIGLMDAMDKYDPKREAKFKTYAEFRIRGAMLDEIRSMDWIPRSVHERITLLQKTYTELLNRLGHPPTDQEVASELRMSQEELDDFLTRSRGAVVISLDDLGVQDPDGHTVLSVLTDPNQPDPLSVLVNDRERKVLESAIQELPEKERTVLSLYYFEELTMKEIGQALKVTESRVCQIHSKAILHLKARLHPVDA from the coding sequence ATGGACGGACGCAAAGGCAGCTCGACCGGCAGTGCGGTAAAAAAGCCCATTCTGGAGTCCGATCGGGAGCGGGTGATTCAGGAATTTGCCCACGTGGTGAAAGCCATGGCGCATCGGCTGGCGTTCCGCTTACCGGCTTACCTGGATGCGGAGGATCTGGTCTCCGTCGGCATTATCGGCCTCATGGATGCGATGGACAAGTATGATCCCAAACGCGAGGCGAAATTCAAAACCTATGCGGAGTTTCGGATTCGCGGGGCCATGCTCGATGAAATCCGGTCCATGGATTGGATTCCCCGTTCCGTGCACGAACGCATCACCTTGCTCCAAAAAACCTATACGGAACTGTTGAATCGCTTGGGCCATCCCCCGACGGACCAGGAAGTGGCGTCGGAACTGCGGATGTCCCAGGAAGAATTGGATGACTTCCTGACCCGATCGCGCGGTGCCGTCGTGATCAGTTTGGACGACCTCGGTGTCCAGGATCCTGACGGGCATACCGTGCTGAGCGTTTTGACGGATCCCAATCAGCCGGACCCCTTGTCCGTCTTGGTGAACGATCGAGAGCGTAAGGTGCTGGAAAGTGCCATCCAGGAGCTTCCGGAGAAGGAACGGACGGTCTTGTCCCTGTATTACTTCGAAGAGTTGACCATGAAGGAAATCGGGCAGGCTCTTAAGGTGACTGAATCCCGGGTCTGCCAAATTCACTCGAAAGCGATCCTCCACCTCAAGGCCAGGCTTCACCCGGTCGACGCCTAG
- a CDS encoding GGDEF domain-containing protein, with product MDSKVTRSFQPSDPADQGGGRSSGGRGHIITFGQGVGGPYSTPLDSTRLGMVASVMLVAGGLYWISATGLLTASALQAFSPMMWGVGMVLVAAVAVVVYRGTRSGKPQGTARYAGGETNAAIQTTYDAVTGLPTQRLFLSLLNQAVPRAHKQNHQVALLLVEMDHFSLSTELQGQMNINLIYRVQAARVKSALRSTDTVARLADRTFAVLLDQIGSTDQVISIASKMQGTVSLPFTVEGHEVFLTSRIGISLSSQDGMDAAGLLRAASEAVGKARAEGHSVYGLQGSVAAPQASASVAGSSSRASV from the coding sequence ATGGATAGTAAGGTCACACGCAGCTTCCAGCCATCCGATCCCGCCGATCAGGGGGGCGGTCGCTCTTCCGGTGGTCGGGGGCATATCATCACCTTTGGACAGGGGGTCGGAGGACCGTACTCTACTCCGCTCGATTCCACACGCCTGGGTATGGTGGCGTCGGTTATGTTGGTGGCCGGAGGCTTGTATTGGATTAGTGCGACAGGCCTGCTGACCGCCTCGGCGTTGCAAGCGTTTTCGCCCATGATGTGGGGGGTGGGCATGGTCCTGGTCGCGGCGGTGGCCGTGGTGGTGTACCGGGGAACCCGTTCAGGCAAGCCTCAGGGGACAGCCCGCTATGCCGGCGGTGAAACGAATGCCGCGATCCAGACGACCTACGACGCAGTCACGGGTCTGCCGACCCAGCGGTTGTTCCTGTCGCTGTTGAATCAAGCGGTGCCCCGAGCCCATAAGCAGAACCATCAGGTGGCGCTGCTGCTCGTCGAGATGGATCACTTTTCTCTCTCGACCGAGTTGCAGGGCCAGATGAATATCAACTTGATCTATCGCGTGCAGGCCGCCCGGGTGAAAAGCGCCCTCCGCAGCACTGATACGGTGGCGAGGCTCGCCGACCGCACCTTCGCGGTGTTGCTGGACCAAATCGGCTCCACGGATCAGGTCATCTCCATTGCGAGTAAAATGCAGGGTACCGTGTCGCTGCCATTTACAGTGGAAGGCCACGAAGTGTTTCTCACCAGTCGCATCGGCATCAGCCTGTCCAGCCAAGACGGCATGGACGCAGCCGGCTTGCTCCGTGCCGCGAGCGAAGCGGTCGGAAAAGCCAGGGCCGAAGGCCACTCTGTCTATGGCCTGCAGGGAAGCGTGGCTGCACCACAGGCCTCCGCGTCCGTCGCTGGTTCTTCCTCCCGCGCGTCAGTCTGA